One stretch of Oceanipulchritudo coccoides DNA includes these proteins:
- a CDS encoding arylsulfatase: protein MKLFSQPLVRHVLLTLLLPLLTFQVLAGKPNVIIVITDDQGYGDLGCHGNRILETPAMDALHAESVRLTDYHVSPTCAPTRGALMSGHYTNRAGPWHTIMGRSFLRPESTTLGEVFLENGYRTGLFGKWHLGDNYPYRPIDRGFGEVVSHGGGGVGQTPDHWDNAYFDDTYLHNGIPEKYEGYCTDVYFREAKRFISESVEAKKPFLAYISTNAPHSPSHVPDNYWKPYVGKVPSEKEAIFYGMIANIDENLGQLRQFLEDEGVAKNTIFIFTTDNGTASGKAIYNAGMRGQKGSQYDGGHRVPLFLRWPDGGLTQPRDIDQLTAHIDILPTLIELCGLKAPMDYSFDGRSLAPLLFETPTPWPERTLITDSQRVKDPIKWRQSATMTKRWRLIDGKELYDIKLDPAQKNDIAAEHPKVVSCLRMEYDAWWESVSTLFDKETRIVVGNDAENPAKLTCHDWITTDEVTPWHQAYIREGKPGTGFWAIHVEKAGTYEIALRRWPAELDLPINASLEPGLPVPGLTAFRETPGRSIQAHCATLMLAGQSMSKPVEPEDHDVRFLIELPEGDTDMEAEFTTETGAIGAYFAIVTRIQ, encoded by the coding sequence ATGAAACTCTTCAGCCAGCCACTTGTCAGGCATGTCCTGCTCACCCTTTTATTGCCCCTGCTAACTTTCCAGGTGTTGGCTGGTAAACCAAACGTGATCATCGTCATCACGGATGACCAGGGTTACGGGGATCTTGGCTGCCATGGGAACCGAATCCTTGAGACTCCGGCGATGGACGCCCTGCATGCGGAAAGTGTCCGCCTCACGGATTACCACGTCAGCCCGACCTGCGCCCCTACCCGTGGAGCCTTGATGAGTGGCCACTACACCAACCGGGCTGGCCCCTGGCACACCATCATGGGGCGCTCCTTCCTCCGGCCAGAATCGACAACGCTCGGGGAAGTTTTTCTCGAAAATGGCTATAGGACGGGCCTTTTCGGCAAGTGGCACCTTGGAGACAATTACCCCTACCGTCCAATCGACCGGGGCTTTGGGGAGGTCGTCAGCCATGGAGGGGGCGGCGTGGGTCAGACACCCGATCACTGGGACAACGCCTATTTTGACGACACCTATCTGCACAATGGAATACCTGAGAAGTACGAAGGCTATTGCACGGATGTCTATTTCCGGGAAGCCAAACGCTTCATTTCAGAAAGTGTTGAAGCGAAAAAACCTTTCCTCGCATATATATCAACCAACGCACCCCATTCGCCCTCCCACGTACCAGACAATTACTGGAAACCCTATGTCGGAAAAGTTCCCTCGGAGAAAGAAGCCATCTTCTATGGCATGATCGCCAATATCGATGAGAACCTCGGACAATTGCGCCAATTCCTTGAGGATGAGGGTGTGGCAAAGAACACGATCTTCATCTTCACAACGGACAATGGGACCGCCTCAGGGAAAGCCATCTACAACGCCGGTATGCGCGGGCAGAAAGGCAGCCAGTATGACGGCGGGCATCGCGTCCCCTTATTCCTGCGCTGGCCAGATGGCGGGCTCACCCAGCCAAGGGATATCGACCAATTGACAGCGCATATCGATATTCTCCCCACTCTGATTGAACTGTGCGGACTCAAGGCCCCCATGGACTACAGTTTCGATGGGCGTTCCCTCGCCCCGCTCCTTTTCGAAACCCCTACTCCGTGGCCCGAACGGACCCTCATCACGGACTCGCAGCGTGTGAAGGATCCCATCAAGTGGCGCCAGTCGGCCACCATGACCAAGCGCTGGCGCCTGATCGACGGAAAGGAGCTCTACGACATCAAGCTGGATCCCGCCCAGAAGAACGACATCGCGGCTGAACACCCCAAAGTGGTTTCGTGCCTGAGGATGGAATATGATGCCTGGTGGGAAAGTGTATCAACCCTGTTCGACAAGGAAACGCGGATTGTCGTCGGGAACGATGCGGAAAATCCAGCCAAGCTTACCTGCCATGACTGGATAACAACCGATGAAGTGACACCGTGGCATCAAGCGTACATTCGGGAAGGAAAGCCGGGAACAGGCTTCTGGGCCATCCATGTGGAAAAAGCCGGGACTTATGAAATTGCCCTGCGGCGGTGGCCTGCCGAGCTGGATTTGCCCATTAACGCATCCCTTGAGCCGGGGTTGCCCGTTCCCGGCCTGACCGCTTTCCGGGAAACACCGGGACGCTCAATCCAGGCCCATTGCGCTACTTTGATGCTGGCGGGCCAGTCGATGAGCAAACCTGTCGAGCCAGAGGACCATGATGTGCGCTTCCTCATTGAATTACCCGAAGGGGATACTGACATGGAAGCAGAATTCACTACGGAAACAGGCGCCATTGGTGCCTATTTCGCCATTGTCACCCGCATCCAGTAA
- a CDS encoding response regulator, whose translation MKSSINVMLIEDNLEYRDVISMALNKTSGIVLVNQYSNAEIAIRRLEEGNTELPDIILLDLSLPGMNGINAIPHLKQIVPETKIVMLTQSDKEADVLKAIAIGASGYLLKTAALTDIIGSIRSVQQGGATIDPGVARYLLENLKDRLPEINIEMDLSKRETEILSLLSKGFVKKEIADKLSIGYTTVDTHVRHIYEKLHVSNAPAAVSKAYKLGIFTARNTPEKEE comes from the coding sequence ATGAAAAGTTCGATAAATGTCATGTTGATTGAGGATAATCTCGAATATCGGGATGTCATATCCATGGCCCTCAACAAGACTTCCGGGATTGTATTGGTAAATCAGTACAGCAATGCTGAGATAGCGATCCGCCGTCTGGAAGAGGGGAATACGGAGTTGCCTGACATTATTCTTCTTGATCTAAGCCTTCCGGGAATGAACGGAATAAATGCAATTCCCCATTTGAAACAGATAGTGCCAGAGACAAAAATCGTCATGCTTACGCAATCGGACAAGGAAGCGGATGTATTAAAGGCAATAGCCATTGGGGCTTCCGGTTATCTTCTCAAGACGGCGGCGCTTACTGATATAATTGGCAGTATCCGGTCGGTTCAACAAGGTGGGGCTACCATCGATCCCGGAGTGGCAAGGTATCTCTTGGAAAACCTAAAGGACCGTCTCCCCGAGATTAATATCGAAATGGATCTTTCAAAGCGCGAGACGGAGATTCTATCTCTTCTGAGCAAGGGATTTGTTAAGAAGGAAATTGCGGACAAACTGTCTATTGGATATACGACGGTAGATACACATGTCCGCCACATCTACGAAAAACTCCATGTGTCCAATGCGCCTGCTGCGGTGAGCAAGGCCTATAAGCTGGGCATTTTTACTGCACGGAATACCCCTGAAAAAGAGGAGTAG
- a CDS encoding histidine kinase, translating into MRIFQYFLLFLIPGFPVYGYESRTNLKALGETIDDMSLGELEERRETIEREIGQLARFAMNSGVGRIGYRSNTHPSEDSEEWIEIDFGKTVSLDSIALVPALWRDAQKGFIADSFPEAFCITAGIRGESEETVVFQIDSSKGIIPRVAPFLINGKAIKASWIRLTANRLSPRNFDGEYVLQLSEILVFDGYENVALGATVEVSSSISYGSGAWGEEYLVDGFVPYLMDSSEGSGTVAYVVLAETGDTPSFSIDLETPSVLEDLVLHVVEQTDTVPQAFPGDYGIPYKFLLEGSLKSDFSDPVVLLEFERDSIFDVGPIMSFSLTSVAMRYVRLRATEPYVFSYVGVNGEAIPGGRLGFAEIELYSKGGHNMALGKLMKSEFRGESPPRHIEALTDGKNLYGSILTFRDWINQLAVRHDLEKKLPLVSAELGIRYAKQKQLLFFMRISLGLLVLFVIVGVFVYRHQQQRVLFKARERITADLHDVLGGNISAIVLLSELAKGETENPKELTRFVGKIDSLAVRTRNALKYISDVLSQPNLYENLTAEMRRIATGLTDGLEHDLQISGEEFISRIHQRNRVDIFLFYKECLVNIIRHSGATKVSTRLDIDKHYLKLEVTDNGIGLDENGVPVVPTSLRRRARILGAKVSVSPVEGGGSRIHMIFKWNRIWPWGSFNLPFLFRS; encoded by the coding sequence ATGCGTATCTTCCAATATTTTCTCCTATTCCTAATTCCGGGCTTTCCAGTCTATGGGTATGAATCCCGGACGAATTTAAAAGCCCTTGGTGAAACGATCGATGACATGTCCCTGGGTGAACTGGAGGAGCGCCGTGAAACAATTGAACGTGAAATAGGTCAATTGGCCCGGTTTGCCATGAATAGCGGAGTCGGGAGAATCGGATACCGATCCAATACCCATCCTTCTGAAGACAGTGAGGAATGGATTGAAATTGATTTTGGAAAGACTGTCTCACTTGATTCGATAGCACTTGTCCCTGCTCTCTGGAGAGATGCACAAAAGGGATTTATAGCGGATTCCTTTCCCGAGGCTTTTTGCATCACGGCCGGCATCCGGGGCGAGAGTGAGGAGACAGTCGTTTTTCAGATCGATAGCTCGAAAGGGATTATTCCACGGGTTGCCCCCTTCCTCATCAATGGAAAGGCCATCAAGGCCTCATGGATCCGGTTGACCGCCAACCGGCTTTCCCCGCGGAATTTCGATGGCGAGTATGTGCTTCAGTTGTCTGAAATCCTGGTTTTTGACGGTTATGAGAACGTTGCCCTCGGGGCAACCGTTGAGGTCTCTTCATCAATAAGCTATGGTTCAGGAGCCTGGGGAGAAGAGTATCTTGTTGATGGGTTTGTCCCATACTTGATGGATTCATCGGAAGGTTCTGGAACGGTGGCCTACGTGGTCCTTGCTGAGACGGGTGATACACCAAGTTTCTCAATCGACCTGGAAACCCCTTCCGTCCTGGAAGATCTGGTCCTCCATGTTGTCGAGCAAACAGATACCGTTCCACAGGCCTTTCCCGGTGACTACGGAATTCCTTACAAATTCCTGCTGGAGGGATCGCTCAAGAGCGATTTCTCGGATCCGGTAGTTCTGTTGGAGTTTGAGCGGGACTCAATATTCGACGTGGGACCCATCATGAGTTTCAGCCTGACCTCTGTTGCTATGAGGTATGTGAGGCTCAGGGCAACGGAGCCATATGTCTTTTCCTATGTAGGGGTAAACGGCGAGGCCATTCCAGGCGGACGCCTTGGTTTTGCTGAAATTGAACTTTATTCAAAAGGCGGGCACAACATGGCCCTTGGAAAACTGATGAAATCGGAGTTCCGCGGGGAATCGCCACCGCGACATATCGAGGCGTTAACCGATGGAAAGAATTTGTACGGGAGCATCCTGACCTTCAGGGACTGGATCAATCAATTGGCAGTGCGGCATGATCTCGAAAAAAAATTGCCATTAGTCAGTGCCGAATTGGGAATCCGCTATGCCAAACAGAAGCAATTGTTATTCTTTATGAGAATATCCCTCGGGTTGCTTGTCCTCTTCGTTATTGTAGGGGTTTTTGTATACAGGCACCAGCAGCAGCGAGTCCTTTTTAAAGCCAGGGAACGAATCACCGCTGACCTGCACGATGTCCTCGGAGGCAACATTTCCGCTATTGTCCTCTTGAGTGAACTGGCCAAAGGGGAGACGGAGAATCCCAAGGAACTTACTCGATTTGTTGGAAAAATCGATAGTCTTGCGGTAAGGACAAGGAATGCCCTCAAGTACATTTCCGATGTGTTGAGCCAGCCAAACCTCTATGAGAATCTCACCGCTGAAATGCGCCGGATTGCAACCGGTTTAACAGACGGGCTTGAGCATGACCTGCAGATATCGGGGGAGGAATTCATTAGTAGGATACATCAAAGGAACAGGGTGGACATATTCCTCTTCTACAAGGAGTGCCTTGTTAATATCATCCGGCATTCCGGCGCAACCAAGGTTTCCACACGACTCGACATCGACAAGCACTATTTGAAGTTGGAGGTTACCGACAACGGAATTGGACTTGACGAGAACGGTGTCCCCGTGGTGCCAACCTCCCTCCGGCGGCGCGCGAGAATTCTTGGTGCCAAGGTCTCTGTGAGCCCGGTCGAAGGTGGTGGATCCCGCATTCATATGATATTCAAATGGAACCGGATTTGGCCATGGGGATCCTTTAATCTTCCATTCTTATTCCGTTCATGA
- a CDS encoding sodium:solute symporter family protein: MHWIDWSIVGIFLVSMVAVGLYFSKRAGDSIDSYFVSGRSLKWYIVGASLIATSFAADTPLWVTSLVRQNGIHAIWQYWSPLIGGALAVVLFSRLWRRLGVITDIEMLELRYSGPAAKSLRGISATMGALVLCPLIIGWVVKAMDTIVRETMGLPPEYQMMSTGVILLCALLLCALSGLYGVVYTDFIQFIIATVGVIVLAILSIREVGGISSMVEQLSNMSEWQGKGLNIAPRIGSAPGYMSIWNAIGFFGLLWIGVAMSGGYNAQRILASKDSRHASIGMLMHTIVYYAVISWPWIAVALASIIIFPDMGAAGDDAAYPRMVLHILPVGLRGIMIAAMMAAFISTISTLFNWGSSYIVNDLYRRFIRKDEKPKHYVTVARLVTTGVGIAGAIISLYAEDIQQLLGIFYVVGGGSLLIGLMRWFWWRMTPRAELVAFVMTWVVALLMLFAKIFDQPMAILLNLPEDVSFSSDYSLLGARMLFMAVFGLIVGVIVSYTGKPTDMEKLKEFVRRSGVPRPGWGPVVREMEDHKAGVSVPLTLWHWALVTILIVCLLFSIGSFILGRWALSAVLFAVFFGLLIHSVAVIGKELGNRSEQG, translated from the coding sequence ATGCATTGGATAGACTGGAGCATCGTAGGCATTTTTCTCGTTTCGATGGTCGCCGTCGGCTTGTACTTCAGCAAACGGGCGGGGGACAGTATCGATTCCTACTTTGTCTCGGGACGGAGCTTGAAATGGTACATTGTGGGCGCTTCCCTGATCGCAACCAGCTTTGCAGCGGACACTCCACTTTGGGTGACTTCACTGGTGCGGCAAAACGGGATTCATGCCATCTGGCAATACTGGTCGCCGCTGATCGGTGGAGCCTTGGCGGTTGTGCTGTTCAGCAGGCTTTGGCGGCGCCTCGGGGTCATCACGGACATCGAAATGCTGGAACTGCGGTATTCCGGTCCGGCGGCAAAGAGCCTTCGCGGGATATCGGCAACCATGGGGGCGTTGGTTTTGTGCCCGCTTATCATTGGTTGGGTGGTCAAGGCCATGGACACCATTGTCCGCGAAACGATGGGCCTGCCTCCGGAGTACCAGATGATGAGCACCGGCGTGATCCTGTTGTGTGCCCTTTTGCTGTGCGCACTCAGCGGGTTGTATGGGGTTGTGTATACCGATTTTATTCAATTCATCATTGCGACAGTGGGGGTCATTGTCCTGGCCATACTTTCGATTCGTGAAGTTGGTGGCATCTCTTCGATGGTTGAGCAACTGTCCAACATGTCCGAGTGGCAGGGCAAGGGATTGAACATCGCCCCGCGAATTGGTTCAGCACCCGGCTATATGTCCATCTGGAACGCCATTGGATTCTTTGGCCTGCTGTGGATTGGTGTCGCGATGTCGGGCGGCTACAATGCCCAACGAATTCTTGCTTCCAAGGATTCCCGCCATGCTTCCATTGGGATGCTCATGCACACCATTGTTTATTATGCCGTCATTTCCTGGCCTTGGATCGCAGTGGCCCTCGCGTCCATCATTATTTTCCCTGACATGGGCGCAGCCGGTGACGATGCCGCCTATCCGAGAATGGTCCTCCATATCCTTCCAGTCGGGTTGAGAGGCATTATGATTGCGGCGATGATGGCCGCCTTTATCTCGACCATCAGTACGCTTTTCAACTGGGGTTCCAGTTACATCGTGAACGACTTGTATCGCCGCTTCATCCGCAAGGATGAGAAGCCAAAACATTACGTCACGGTCGCGAGGCTGGTGACCACAGGAGTGGGAATTGCCGGTGCGATCATCAGCTTGTACGCGGAAGACATCCAGCAGCTGCTCGGAATCTTCTATGTCGTAGGTGGAGGGTCGCTCCTCATTGGCCTGATGCGCTGGTTCTGGTGGCGGATGACACCACGGGCCGAGCTGGTGGCGTTTGTCATGACCTGGGTGGTCGCCCTCCTGATGTTGTTCGCCAAAATCTTTGATCAACCGATGGCCATACTGCTCAACCTTCCAGAAGATGTAAGCTTCAGCAGCGACTACAGTCTGCTGGGCGCACGTATGCTCTTCATGGCTGTTTTCGGTCTGATTGTGGGGGTCATTGTCTCGTATACCGGCAAGCCGACGGACATGGAAAAGCTGAAGGAGTTCGTGAGACGTTCAGGTGTTCCGCGCCCTGGATGGGGACCAGTGGTTCGTGAGATGGAGGATCACAAGGCGGGCGTAAGTGTACCGCTGACCCTGTGGCATTGGGCTCTGGTGACGATCCTGATCGTCTGCCTGCTGTTCAGTATTGGCTCCTTCATCCTTGGCAGATGGGCCCTGTCAGCAGTGCTTTTTGCCGTATTTTTCGGTTTGCTGATTCACTCAGTCGCCGTCATCGGGAAGGAACTGGGAAACCGTTCCGAGCAGGGCTAG
- a CDS encoding glycosyl hydrolase family 95 catalytic domain-containing protein gives MNTLLLKYPASWWKGQWREALPSGNGTIAAAVYGAVQDETILLTHEKLWHGVVTEQLPDISDRLDKVRNLLDEKAFFEADRVMADALKESGYAPQIGTPLPLADLKVRTPVNSGFQNYRRDLNMETGEVSVSWKDAGTDYSRRLFVSRTDNMVVMEICSSASVMDFQITLERHTFRDISSPNDTFRHVPLNITTEADAAGWIRYAGRNDDGTDFGAVARVIPTSQENSPAGFKAVEGRLHVNSSRSALVLVKLFVRGEREAAWASLKQELHEQDVDYETLLARHTEEHRTLFDRLTLDLGGSEADHQLSNEELLLDAYQGTASTALVEKMWAFGRYLLISSSRPGSLPCPLMGKWCGEYHGFWAFHMANENLQMIYWQALSGNLTETALPVFDYFDKKLGDFRENARKLFGCRGIYVPCVTTPPSGLLKDIQPHTIHWTGAAAWVGQLYFDYFRYTGDLDFLRERAMPFLRETASFYDDFFTLDEEGFFKSSPSNSPENTPGNFYEGSGMGSRMETTINATMDFALAKEVLTHLVEGGKLIGSDQDELKKWEEMIQKIPPYQVNDDGAVMEWMHPYFPDNYHHRHQSHIYPLFPGLEVNSRSDLRLFEAFKTAIQKRLEIGISEQTGWSLAHMTNVYARLKEGDQALECLNLLARSCVMNNLYTTHNDWRSMGIGVEMEWAPYQIDANMGWTAAIQEMLLFSLPGRMEILPALPKAWSKGSIKGLLARGGIEVSIRWDIDEDLIEAELLSLGKDQEIELGFPESPSRFLHLENGVKQVLRR, from the coding sequence ATGAACACCTTACTTTTGAAATACCCGGCCAGCTGGTGGAAGGGTCAATGGCGGGAAGCCCTGCCCAGCGGAAACGGGACAATTGCCGCTGCTGTCTATGGAGCCGTTCAGGACGAGACCATTCTCCTGACGCACGAGAAGTTGTGGCACGGAGTCGTGACGGAACAACTACCCGATATAAGCGACAGGTTGGATAAAGTAAGAAACTTGCTGGATGAAAAAGCCTTTTTCGAAGCGGACCGGGTCATGGCAGATGCCTTGAAAGAAAGTGGCTATGCCCCGCAAATCGGGACACCGCTTCCACTGGCAGACTTGAAGGTACGGACTCCCGTCAACAGCGGATTCCAGAATTACCGTCGCGACCTGAATATGGAGACAGGTGAGGTCTCTGTTTCATGGAAGGATGCAGGTACCGACTACAGCCGCAGATTATTTGTATCCAGAACGGATAACATGGTGGTCATGGAGATTTGCTCAAGCGCATCTGTGATGGATTTCCAGATCACCTTGGAACGCCATACCTTCAGGGACATTTCCTCTCCCAACGATACCTTCAGGCATGTACCGCTGAACATTACGACAGAGGCAGATGCCGCGGGCTGGATTCGTTACGCCGGGCGCAATGATGACGGGACCGACTTTGGAGCGGTGGCACGGGTGATTCCAACATCACAGGAGAATTCGCCAGCAGGATTCAAAGCAGTTGAAGGCCGGCTCCATGTGAACAGTTCCAGAAGCGCCCTTGTATTGGTAAAGCTCTTTGTCCGCGGTGAGCGGGAAGCGGCATGGGCCTCCCTCAAACAGGAATTACACGAGCAGGATGTGGATTATGAAACCCTACTCGCTCGCCACACGGAGGAACACAGGACACTTTTCGACCGGCTCACCCTTGACCTTGGAGGATCTGAAGCTGATCACCAGTTATCAAACGAGGAACTGCTTCTGGACGCATATCAGGGGACAGCTTCCACCGCTCTGGTCGAGAAAATGTGGGCCTTCGGACGCTATTTACTTATCTCCAGCTCGCGCCCGGGCAGCCTGCCTTGCCCGCTGATGGGGAAATGGTGTGGTGAATACCATGGCTTCTGGGCCTTTCACATGGCCAACGAGAACCTGCAGATGATCTATTGGCAGGCCCTGTCGGGTAATCTCACCGAGACGGCCTTGCCGGTGTTCGACTACTTTGACAAGAAGCTGGGAGACTTTCGTGAAAACGCCCGCAAACTGTTCGGTTGCCGGGGAATCTATGTGCCCTGTGTCACGACTCCGCCCTCCGGCCTGCTCAAGGACATCCAGCCACATACAATCCACTGGACAGGAGCTGCCGCATGGGTCGGGCAGCTCTACTTTGATTACTTCCGCTATACCGGTGACCTGGACTTTCTAAGGGAGCGGGCAATGCCCTTTCTCAGGGAAACCGCCTCGTTCTATGATGACTTCTTTACCCTCGACGAGGAGGGTTTCTTTAAAAGTTCCCCGTCAAACTCACCGGAAAATACTCCGGGTAATTTCTACGAAGGTAGCGGCATGGGAAGTCGCATGGAAACGACCATCAACGCGACAATGGACTTTGCCTTGGCTAAGGAAGTGCTGACCCACCTTGTTGAAGGGGGTAAGCTCATTGGCAGCGATCAAGATGAATTGAAAAAGTGGGAGGAAATGATTCAGAAAATCCCCCCTTACCAGGTTAATGACGATGGAGCGGTCATGGAGTGGATGCACCCTTACTTTCCGGATAATTATCACCATCGGCACCAAAGCCACATCTACCCGCTCTTCCCCGGACTTGAAGTCAACTCAAGGTCGGATCTCCGCCTTTTCGAGGCTTTCAAGACGGCCATCCAGAAGCGGCTTGAGATTGGGATCAGCGAGCAGACTGGTTGGTCCCTCGCCCACATGACAAATGTCTATGCCCGCTTGAAGGAAGGTGACCAGGCCCTTGAATGCCTCAACCTGCTGGCACGTTCCTGTGTCATGAATAATCTCTACACGACACACAACGACTGGCGCTCCATGGGGATTGGCGTGGAAATGGAATGGGCCCCCTACCAGATTGACGCAAACATGGGATGGACAGCGGCTATCCAGGAAATGCTTCTCTTTTCCCTGCCGGGGCGGATGGAAATCCTGCCAGCCCTGCCAAAAGCGTGGTCGAAAGGATCCATAAAAGGGCTTCTCGCCCGGGGAGGCATTGAGGTTTCCATTCGCTGGGACATCGATGAAGACTTGATTGAGGCTGAATTACTGTCCCTTGGTAAGGATCAGGAAATTGAGCTGGGTTTTCCGGAAAGCCCCTCGCGGTTTCTTCATCTGGAAAATGGGGTAAAGCAGGTTTTAAGGAGGTAG
- a CDS encoding acetylxylan esterase codes for MKAHFSSFGLIACVLAQGSTLADEIAGNLEVEALSALISVPSFEDAEGFPREEGMRAVYFDALPWHGRPTKVFAWIGIPESAGDKLPGIVLVHGGGGTAFREWVKKWNNEGFAAISIAVEGQTDERDTGLKDQSNPQGWKKHDWAGPSRVGIYGDSGKPLKSQWMYHAIADTILANSLLRSLPEVDPGKVGVMGISWGGVITSTVIGIDERFAFAIPTYGCGHLFDAGNAYGRTLGNNTLYKTVWDPMVRLHKATMPTLWLSWPGDQHFPLDCLAACANATLGESSFSLIPRMKHSHPAGWNPPDSYAFARSVVDDGKSWFRVDSTELHDGVASVELHSFKPLDEAVLVSTSDKGFTGKRTWTERPATLEAISPNCWKMTAPIPDGTTAWFINARSGSLTASSGFHEEDKTP; via the coding sequence ATGAAAGCCCACTTTTCGTCATTTGGATTGATTGCCTGTGTCCTTGCCCAGGGTTCAACACTGGCAGATGAAATTGCCGGTAATCTGGAGGTCGAGGCTCTATCCGCATTAATCTCAGTCCCTTCCTTCGAGGACGCTGAAGGATTTCCTCGGGAAGAAGGAATGAGGGCAGTGTACTTTGACGCCCTGCCTTGGCACGGGAGGCCCACGAAGGTCTTTGCCTGGATCGGGATACCGGAAAGCGCCGGTGACAAACTGCCCGGAATCGTGCTTGTGCACGGAGGAGGAGGAACCGCTTTCCGTGAGTGGGTCAAGAAGTGGAACAATGAAGGGTTCGCCGCGATCTCCATCGCGGTCGAGGGCCAGACCGATGAACGGGACACAGGTTTGAAGGATCAATCGAATCCGCAGGGCTGGAAAAAACATGACTGGGCCGGACCCTCCCGGGTCGGCATTTACGGGGATTCTGGCAAGCCCTTGAAATCCCAGTGGATGTACCACGCGATTGCTGACACAATCCTCGCCAACTCCCTTCTCCGGTCACTTCCGGAAGTCGATCCCGGCAAAGTCGGTGTCATGGGCATCTCATGGGGTGGTGTCATTACCAGTACCGTGATTGGCATCGACGAGCGATTTGCCTTTGCCATCCCCACCTACGGCTGTGGTCACTTGTTTGATGCGGGGAATGCCTACGGCCGGACACTGGGAAACAACACGTTGTATAAAACGGTCTGGGACCCCATGGTGCGATTACACAAGGCCACAATGCCGACCCTCTGGTTGTCATGGCCCGGAGATCAGCATTTCCCGCTCGACTGCCTTGCTGCCTGTGCCAATGCCACGCTGGGGGAGAGTTCCTTCAGCTTGATCCCGAGAATGAAGCACTCTCATCCGGCAGGATGGAACCCGCCAGACAGCTATGCGTTTGCACGGAGTGTCGTCGATGACGGCAAAAGCTGGTTCCGCGTGGATTCCACAGAGCTCCATGACGGAGTGGCCTCTGTCGAATTGCATTCTTTCAAGCCCCTTGACGAAGCGGTTCTTGTTTCAACGTCTGACAAGGGATTTACCGGTAAGCGCACCTGGACAGAGCGCCCCGCAACACTCGAGGCAATCTCGCCAAACTGCTGGAAGATGACCGCTCCCATTCCCGATGGAACGACGGCTTGGTTTATCAATGCCCGGAGCGGATCCCTGACCGCAAGCTCGGGATTCCATGAAGAGGACAAAACTCCCTAG